From one Actinomyces sp. Marseille-P3109 genomic stretch:
- the rapZ gene encoding RNase adapter RapZ gives MHDERRPQPSSGKRKRLQDTVPIEIPALDEATPPVPPAERPEMIIVTGMSGAGRSRAANALEDLDWYVVDNLPPQLLPALSGMMTTVGAGVHRLAAVVDVRSREFFSHFMDYLRKVRDNGTDVRLIFLDASDAVLVRRFESSRRPHPLQGNGSVLDGIEHERTLLGGLRGVADIVIDTSNYSVHDLARRVRELVAHESDLALRINVMSFGFKYGIPLDADHVLDVRFIPNPYWVSELRHLTGRDAAVADYVFAQKGAAAFVDGYADLLVPALPQYVDELKPHVTLAVGCTGGKHRSVASAERLGARLRRAGFEVVVQHRDLGRE, from the coding sequence ATGCATGACGAGCGCCGCCCCCAGCCCTCCTCCGGCAAGCGCAAGCGGCTCCAGGACACCGTTCCCATCGAGATCCCCGCCCTCGACGAGGCCACTCCGCCGGTGCCGCCCGCCGAGCGGCCCGAGATGATCATCGTCACGGGAATGTCCGGGGCCGGGCGCTCGCGCGCGGCCAACGCCCTGGAGGACCTCGACTGGTACGTCGTGGACAACCTACCGCCCCAGCTGCTGCCCGCCCTGTCCGGCATGATGACCACGGTCGGCGCCGGTGTCCACCGGCTGGCGGCGGTCGTCGACGTGCGCAGCCGCGAGTTCTTCTCCCACTTCATGGACTACCTGCGCAAGGTCCGCGACAACGGCACCGACGTGCGTCTCATCTTCCTGGACGCCTCCGACGCGGTCCTGGTCCGGCGCTTCGAGTCCTCGCGCCGTCCCCACCCGTTGCAGGGCAACGGCTCCGTCCTGGACGGTATCGAGCACGAACGCACCCTCCTGGGGGGCTTGAGGGGCGTCGCCGACATCGTCATCGACACCTCCAACTACTCCGTCCACGACCTGGCCCGGAGGGTGCGCGAGCTCGTGGCCCACGAGTCGGATCTGGCCCTTCGGATCAACGTCATGTCCTTCGGCTTCAAGTACGGCATCCCGCTGGACGCCGACCACGTCCTGGACGTGCGCTTCATCCCCAACCCCTACTGGGTCTCCGAGCTGCGCCACCTCACTGGCCGGGACGCTGCGGTGGCCGACTACGTCTTCGCTCAGAAGGGCGCGGCCGCCTTCGTTGACGGCTACGCGGACCTGCTTGTTCCTGCACTTCCGCAATATGTTGACGAGCTCAAGCCTCACGTTACCCTGGCTGTGGGCTGCACCGGCGGCAAGCACCGTTCCGTGGCGTCGGCGGAGAGGCTCGGGGCCAGACTGCGGCGAGCGGGTTTCGAGGTCGTCGTCCAGCATCGTGACCTTGGACGGGAGTAG
- the xerD gene encoding site-specific tyrosine recombinase XerD, whose amino-acid sequence MRGYLAHLRVERGLSPHTLSAYERDLSRYLRYLRSSGIAAPQEVSRNDVAGFLEVLRTGADGARPLASSSASRSVTAVRGWHKFLLAEGTTSQDPSATVRPPQPGRRLPKALSIEEVRCLLEAAGIDDSPVSLRDRALLEVLYATGARISEAVGLVVDDLYADSRLLRLFGKGRKERVVPMGTYAWEALDAYLVRGRPVLAEKGRGVPQVFLNTLGRPLSRQSAWAVLQQAAERAGLAGTSTSDERHISPHTLRHSFATHLLAGGADVRVVQEMLGHASVTTTQIYTKVTVDHLREVYATSHPRALA is encoded by the coding sequence CTGCGCGGCTACCTCGCTCATCTGCGTGTCGAGCGCGGACTGAGCCCTCACACCCTGAGCGCCTACGAGCGCGACCTCAGCCGCTACCTGCGTTACCTGAGAAGCAGCGGTATCGCGGCCCCGCAGGAGGTGAGCCGCAACGACGTGGCCGGCTTCCTCGAGGTGCTGCGCACCGGAGCTGACGGCGCGCGCCCGCTGGCCTCGTCGTCAGCCTCCAGAAGCGTGACGGCCGTACGCGGCTGGCACAAGTTCCTGCTGGCCGAGGGCACTACCTCGCAGGACCCCTCGGCCACGGTGCGTCCGCCCCAGCCCGGCAGGCGGCTGCCCAAGGCGCTGAGCATCGAGGAGGTCCGCTGCCTGCTGGAGGCCGCAGGGATCGACGACTCTCCAGTGAGCCTGCGCGACCGGGCACTGCTCGAGGTCCTCTACGCCACCGGCGCCCGCATCTCCGAGGCGGTCGGGCTCGTCGTCGACGACCTCTATGCCGACTCCCGGCTGCTGCGACTGTTCGGCAAGGGCCGCAAGGAGCGTGTGGTCCCCATGGGGACCTACGCCTGGGAGGCGCTGGATGCCTACCTGGTACGAGGCCGGCCGGTCCTGGCGGAGAAGGGCAGGGGAGTACCGCAGGTCTTCCTCAACACCCTGGGACGGCCCCTGAGCCGGCAGAGCGCCTGGGCCGTCCTGCAGCAGGCCGCTGAACGGGCCGGACTCGCCGGGACTAGCACCTCCGACGAGCGCCACATCTCGCCCCACACCCTGCGCCACTCCTTCGCCACCCACCTGCTGGCCGGAGGTGCGGATGTGCGTGTCGTCCAGGAGATGCTCGGGCACGCCTCCGTCACCACGACGCAGATCTACACGAAGGTCACCGTCGACCACCTGCGGGAGGTCTACGCCACCAGTCATCCGCGCGCGCTGGCCTGA
- the gap gene encoding type I glyceraldehyde-3-phosphate dehydrogenase: MTTRVGINGFGRIGRNFFRAALEQGADIEVVAVNDLTDNKTLAHLLKYDSILGRFNGEVSYDEDGITVNGKHIKVLAQRNPADLPWGDLGVEVVVESTGFFTDGEKAKAHLDGGAKKVVISAPAKNVDGTFVMGVNEGDYDNATMNIVSNASCTTNCLAPLAKVLHENFGIERGIMTTIHSYTGDQRVLDAPHSDLRRARAAALNMIPTKTGAAQAVALVLPALKGKFDGLAVRVPTPTGSLTDLTFIAEKEVSVDAVKAAVKAAAEGELKGVLEYTEDPIVSTDIVGNPHTSIFDATETKVIGNLVKVLSWYDNEWGYSNALVRLTSLVGSKLA; the protein is encoded by the coding sequence GTGACCACCCGCGTTGGAATTAACGGCTTCGGCCGGATCGGCCGCAACTTCTTCCGCGCCGCCCTCGAGCAGGGCGCCGACATCGAGGTTGTCGCCGTCAACGACCTGACGGACAACAAGACCCTGGCCCACCTGCTCAAGTACGACTCGATCCTCGGTCGGTTCAACGGCGAGGTCTCCTACGACGAGGATGGCATCACCGTCAACGGCAAGCACATCAAGGTGCTCGCGCAGCGCAACCCCGCCGACCTGCCCTGGGGCGACCTGGGCGTTGAGGTCGTCGTGGAGTCCACCGGCTTCTTCACCGACGGCGAGAAGGCCAAGGCCCACCTCGACGGTGGTGCCAAGAAGGTCGTCATCTCCGCTCCCGCCAAGAACGTCGACGGCACCTTCGTCATGGGTGTCAACGAGGGCGACTACGACAACGCCACGATGAACATCGTGTCCAACGCCTCGTGCACCACCAACTGCCTCGCCCCCCTGGCCAAGGTTCTCCACGAGAACTTCGGCATCGAGCGCGGCATCATGACCACCATCCACTCCTACACGGGTGACCAGCGCGTCCTCGACGCCCCGCACAGCGACCTGCGCCGTGCTCGCGCCGCCGCGCTGAACATGATCCCCACCAAGACCGGTGCCGCTCAGGCCGTGGCCCTCGTCCTGCCCGCCCTCAAGGGCAAGTTCGACGGACTGGCCGTGCGCGTCCCCACCCCGACCGGTTCGCTGACCGACCTGACCTTCATCGCCGAGAAGGAGGTCTCCGTCGACGCCGTCAAGGCCGCCGTCAAGGCCGCCGCCGAGGGCGAGCTCAAGGGTGTTCTCGAGTACACCGAGGACCCGATCGTCTCCACCGACATCGTGGGCAACCCGCACACCTCGATCTTCGACGCCACCGAGACCAAGGTCATCGGTAACCTCGTCAAGGTCCTCTCCTGGTACGACAACGAGTGGGGCTACTCCAACGCCCTGGTCCGCCTGACCTCCCTGGTCGGCTCCAAGCTCGCCTGA
- a CDS encoding segregation and condensation protein A — MSPELEVQETDSGPGTQDPPRLPGFSVTLPQFEGPFDLLLSLIARKRLDVTELALAEVTDDFIAHMRSDWDLGRASEFIVVASTLLALKAHRLLPHDEDDEEPDLELLEARDLLFARLLQYRAFKEAAAAFRHRAEISARSHPRIVALEPHLAALLPRLVATITPEDLTRLAVGAFTRPGDPGVQTVHLHERVPVGEQLSLIALRLRRHGTLTFAQIIEDAERTAVVVARFLALLILHRQGSAELDQIEAMGEITVTWCAGQDDLTSMMASEDLTELEEEFA, encoded by the coding sequence ATGTCGCCTGAGCTGGAGGTCCAGGAGACCGATTCGGGGCCGGGTACGCAGGATCCGCCTCGTCTCCCCGGCTTCAGTGTCACCCTGCCTCAGTTCGAGGGGCCTTTCGACCTGCTCCTGAGTCTCATCGCCCGTAAGCGGCTCGACGTCACCGAGCTTGCGCTGGCGGAGGTGACCGACGACTTCATCGCCCACATGCGCTCCGACTGGGACCTGGGGCGCGCTTCGGAGTTCATCGTGGTGGCCTCCACCCTCCTGGCCCTCAAGGCCCACCGGCTTCTGCCCCACGACGAGGACGACGAGGAGCCCGACCTCGAGCTGCTCGAGGCCAGAGACCTGCTCTTCGCCCGACTCCTGCAGTACCGGGCCTTCAAGGAGGCGGCAGCCGCCTTCCGCCACCGGGCGGAGATCTCCGCACGTAGCCATCCCCGGATCGTGGCGCTGGAGCCGCACCTGGCGGCCCTCCTGCCCAGGCTCGTGGCCACCATCACCCCTGAGGACCTCACTCGCCTGGCGGTCGGCGCCTTCACCCGCCCCGGGGATCCGGGTGTCCAGACCGTCCACCTTCACGAGCGAGTGCCGGTCGGCGAGCAGCTGAGTCTCATCGCGCTAAGGCTGCGCCGCCACGGGACCCTGACCTTCGCCCAGATCATCGAGGACGCCGAGCGCACGGCAGTCGTCGTCGCCCGGTTCCTGGCTCTGCTCATCCTCCATCGGCAGGGCAGCGCCGAACTGGACCAGATTGAGGCCATGGGCGAGATCACCGTGACCTGGTGCGCCGGGCAGGATGATCTGACCAGCATGATGGCCTCCGAAGACCTGACCGAGCTCGAGGAGGAATTCGCATGA
- a CDS encoding ParA family protein, with protein MNDSIQPGLIDNPGTEESEEKDFPVPAPLESHGPARVISMCNQKGGVGKTTTTINLGAALAELGRKVLIVDFDPQGAASAGLGINAHELDSTIYDLLVASRPDIRTIIHETTAPGLDIVPANIDLSAAEVQLVNEVAREQALKRVLRPVLDEYDVILVDCQPSLGLLTINALTASHGVIIPLETEFFALRGVALLVETVERVKDRLNATLEIDGILATMVDSRTLHSREVLERLEQAFGEQLFDTRIRRTIKFPDASVANEPITSYAPSHPGAEAYRRLAREVIARGDVA; from the coding sequence GTGAATGACTCCATCCAGCCAGGCCTGATCGACAACCCCGGCACCGAAGAGAGCGAGGAGAAGGACTTCCCCGTTCCCGCGCCGCTGGAGTCGCACGGACCCGCTCGGGTCATCTCCATGTGCAACCAGAAGGGCGGCGTCGGTAAGACGACGACGACGATCAACCTCGGTGCGGCGCTGGCCGAGCTGGGGCGCAAGGTCCTCATCGTCGACTTCGACCCGCAGGGGGCCGCCTCCGCGGGCCTGGGGATCAATGCCCACGAGCTCGACTCCACGATCTACGACCTGCTCGTCGCCAGCCGCCCAGACATCCGCACCATCATCCACGAGACAACAGCGCCGGGCCTGGACATCGTTCCGGCGAACATCGACCTGTCGGCCGCCGAGGTCCAGCTCGTCAACGAGGTAGCCCGTGAACAGGCCCTCAAGCGGGTGCTGCGTCCCGTCCTGGACGAGTACGACGTCATCCTCGTGGACTGCCAGCCCTCGCTCGGGCTGCTCACCATCAACGCCCTGACCGCCTCCCACGGCGTCATCATCCCGCTGGAGACCGAGTTCTTCGCACTGCGAGGCGTGGCGCTCCTGGTCGAGACCGTCGAGCGGGTCAAGGACCGTCTCAACGCCACCCTGGAGATCGACGGTATTCTGGCCACCATGGTGGACTCCCGCACCCTGCACTCGCGAGAGGTGCTCGAGCGTTTGGAGCAGGCCTTCGGTGAGCAGCTCTTCGACACGCGCATCCGACGCACGATCAAGTTCCCGGATGCCTCCGTGGCCAACGAGCCGATCACCAGTTATGCGCCCTCCCACCCCGGCGCGGAGGCCTACCGCAGGCTGGCCCGCGAGGTCATCGCCCGCGGCGATGTCGCCTGA
- the purT gene encoding formate-dependent phosphoribosylglycinamide formyltransferase: MSSSPSSDQSARPSPNMFQQTPAPRPDAPVLGTAWTSSATKVALLGAGEIGKEVTIALSRLGVEVTAIDRYDGAPAQQVAHNALTVDMSDPEALTAAIRSSGATIVVPEIEALATDALVALEQAGEVRVVPTARATRLTMNREGIRRLAAEELGLPTSPYAFASSLEELAAGAQQVGFPCVVKPVMSSSGHGQSVVRGPEDLEAAWRYAAADGRVDRGRVIVEGFVRFDTEITLLTVRWRHPRTGETVTSFCEPIGHRQVDGDYVESWQPQQLSPAALERAQQVARSITAALGGWGLFGVELFIRGEQVLFSEVSPRPHDTGLVTLASQRLSEFELHARALLGLPVDTSLHSPGASVTIKASGDSVPGEGVSFAGIDEALMQDGVDLRLFGKPEAHPGRRLGVVVAYADDASIAGDRARAAARAIRPSV; this comes from the coding sequence ATGAGCTCCTCGCCCAGTTCCGACCAGAGTGCCCGTCCCTCCCCCAATATGTTCCAGCAGACTCCCGCTCCGCGGCCCGATGCCCCGGTCCTGGGCACGGCCTGGACCAGCAGCGCCACGAAGGTGGCGCTGCTGGGTGCCGGAGAGATCGGCAAGGAGGTGACGATTGCGCTGAGTCGCCTGGGCGTGGAGGTCACGGCCATCGACCGCTACGACGGGGCTCCGGCCCAGCAGGTGGCCCATAACGCCCTGACGGTGGATATGAGTGACCCTGAGGCACTCACCGCGGCCATCCGCTCCAGCGGCGCCACCATCGTGGTCCCGGAGATCGAGGCGCTGGCGACCGACGCGCTAGTGGCCCTGGAGCAGGCCGGTGAGGTCCGGGTGGTGCCGACGGCCCGTGCGACGCGGCTGACAATGAACCGTGAGGGTATCCGTCGCCTGGCGGCCGAAGAGCTGGGCCTGCCGACCAGCCCTTATGCTTTCGCCTCGTCCCTGGAGGAGCTGGCGGCCGGCGCCCAGCAGGTGGGCTTCCCCTGCGTGGTCAAGCCGGTCATGTCGTCGTCGGGCCACGGTCAGTCCGTGGTACGCGGTCCGGAGGACCTGGAGGCGGCCTGGCGCTACGCGGCCGCCGACGGGCGCGTGGACCGTGGGCGGGTCATTGTGGAGGGATTCGTCCGATTCGATACCGAGATCACCTTGCTCACGGTGAGATGGCGCCATCCACGTACCGGGGAGACGGTCACGAGCTTCTGCGAGCCGATCGGTCACCGTCAGGTGGACGGCGACTACGTGGAGTCCTGGCAGCCGCAGCAACTGAGTCCGGCGGCCCTGGAGAGGGCCCAGCAGGTGGCCCGGTCAATCACGGCCGCGCTGGGCGGCTGGGGCCTGTTCGGCGTGGAGCTGTTCATCCGCGGCGAGCAGGTCCTGTTCTCCGAGGTCTCCCCGCGCCCTCACGACACGGGGCTGGTGACCCTGGCCAGTCAGCGCCTGAGCGAGTTCGAGCTCCACGCCCGGGCCCTGCTGGGCCTGCCGGTGGACACCTCGCTGCACTCCCCTGGCGCCTCGGTGACCATCAAGGCCTCCGGCGACTCGGTGCCCGGTGAGGGCGTGAGCTTCGCGGGCATTGACGAGGCGCTCATGCAGGACGGCGTGGACCTGCGGCTGTTCGGCAAGCCCGAGGCCCACCCGGGTCGGCGCCTGGGCGTCGTCGTGGCCTATGCCGACGACGCCTCGATCGCCGGTGACCGGGCTCGGGCCGCGGCCCGGGCGATCCGTCCCAGCGTCTGA
- the secG gene encoding preprotein translocase subunit SecG, whose translation MNVVRIVLQVLLVLSSFFLIMSILLHKGKGGGLSDMFGGGISSSAGSSGVAERNLDRITVAVAITWTITIVGLGLVAKLG comes from the coding sequence GTGAACGTGGTGCGTATCGTCCTTCAGGTGCTGCTCGTCCTCTCGAGCTTCTTCCTCATCATGTCGATCCTCCTGCACAAGGGCAAGGGAGGCGGTCTGTCGGACATGTTCGGCGGCGGTATCTCCTCCTCAGCGGGGTCCTCCGGCGTGGCCGAGCGCAACCTCGACCGCATCACCGTGGCCGTGGCCATCACCTGGACGATCACGATCGTCGGGCTCGGTCTGGTCGCCAAGCTCGGTTGA
- the tpiA gene encoding triose-phosphate isomerase, whose product MSNRTPLMAGNWKMNLDHLEANHLVQGLAMELKDRDHDYAKCEVVVIPPFTDIRTVQTVVDADSLSIKYGAQDVSTHDNGAYTGEISTEMLTKLGVSYVVVGHSERREYHGESDALVGAKARKVLDAGMTPILCCGEALEIRKAGTHVEFVLGQIRAALEGWSGEDVAKIVIAYEPIWAIGTGETATAEDAQEVCGAIREALRADYGDATADATRILYGGSAKPDNIKELMAQPDVDGALVGGASLKADSFAAMAGFYA is encoded by the coding sequence ATGAGCAACCGCACCCCGCTCATGGCGGGCAACTGGAAGATGAACCTCGACCACCTCGAGGCCAACCACCTCGTCCAGGGCCTGGCCATGGAGCTCAAGGACCGCGACCACGACTACGCCAAGTGCGAGGTCGTCGTGATCCCGCCCTTCACGGACATCCGCACCGTGCAGACCGTCGTCGACGCCGACTCCCTGAGCATCAAGTACGGCGCCCAGGACGTCTCCACCCATGACAACGGCGCCTACACCGGTGAGATCTCCACCGAGATGCTCACCAAGCTCGGCGTCAGCTACGTGGTCGTGGGCCACTCCGAGCGCCGTGAGTACCACGGCGAGTCCGACGCCCTCGTGGGTGCCAAGGCCCGCAAGGTGCTCGACGCAGGCATGACCCCCATCCTGTGCTGCGGTGAGGCCCTCGAGATCCGCAAGGCCGGTACTCACGTCGAGTTCGTCCTGGGACAGATTCGCGCCGCCCTGGAGGGGTGGAGCGGCGAGGACGTCGCCAAGATCGTCATCGCCTACGAGCCCATCTGGGCCATCGGCACCGGTGAGACCGCCACCGCTGAGGACGCCCAGGAGGTGTGCGGAGCAATCCGTGAGGCCCTGCGCGCCGACTACGGCGACGCCACCGCCGACGCCACTCGCATCCTCTACGGCGGCTCTGCCAAGCCAGACAACATCAAGGAGCTCATGGCCCAGCCCGACGTCGACGGCGCCCTGGTGGGTGGAGCCTCCCTCAAGGCCGACTCCTTCGCCGCCATGGCCGGCTTCTACGCCTGA
- a CDS encoding phosphoglycerate kinase, translated as MKTIESLGDLKGKRVLVRSDFNVPLDADKNITDDGRIQAALPTLRTLLDAGAKVIVTAHLGRPKGQVNPDYSLAPVAKRLAEVTGAKVTLAEDTVGESAKAAVATVGDGEIVLLENVRFNAAETSKDDAEREAFAAELAALADVFVSDGFGVVHRKQASVYDVAKLLPSAAGLLVLKEIESLGRAVNDPERPYTVVLGGSKVSDKLGVISNLLGKADRLLIGGGMAYTFLAAQGYEVGTSLLEKDQIDTVKGYLETAKANGVELLLPIDTVVAPTFAADAPATVVPSSELPADQMGLDIGPETRGLFADAIATSKTVVWNGPMGVFEFPAFAEGTKAVAKAISESDAFSVIGGGDSAAAVRTLGFDEDTFSHISTGGGASLELLEGKTLPGIAVLEN; from the coding sequence ATGAAGACCATCGAGTCCCTGGGCGACCTCAAGGGCAAGCGAGTCCTGGTCCGCTCCGACTTCAATGTGCCGCTGGACGCCGACAAGAACATCACTGACGACGGCCGCATCCAGGCCGCTCTGCCCACCCTGCGCACCCTGCTCGACGCCGGTGCGAAGGTAATCGTTACCGCCCACCTGGGTCGCCCCAAGGGGCAGGTCAACCCCGACTACTCCCTGGCCCCCGTCGCCAAGCGTCTCGCCGAGGTCACCGGCGCCAAGGTGACCCTCGCCGAGGACACCGTCGGCGAGTCCGCCAAGGCCGCTGTCGCCACCGTCGGCGACGGTGAGATCGTTCTGCTGGAGAACGTGCGCTTCAACGCCGCCGAGACCTCCAAGGACGATGCCGAGCGTGAGGCCTTCGCCGCCGAGCTCGCCGCCCTGGCCGACGTCTTCGTCTCCGATGGCTTCGGCGTCGTGCACCGCAAGCAGGCCTCCGTCTACGACGTCGCCAAGCTCCTGCCCTCGGCCGCCGGCCTCCTGGTGCTCAAGGAGATCGAGTCCCTGGGCCGCGCCGTCAATGACCCCGAGCGCCCCTACACCGTGGTGCTCGGCGGCTCCAAGGTCTCCGACAAGCTCGGCGTCATCTCCAACCTGCTGGGCAAGGCCGACCGCCTCCTCATCGGTGGCGGCATGGCCTACACCTTCCTGGCCGCACAGGGCTACGAGGTGGGCACCTCCCTGCTGGAGAAGGACCAGATCGACACCGTCAAGGGTTACCTGGAGACCGCCAAGGCCAACGGCGTCGAGCTCCTTCTGCCCATCGACACCGTCGTGGCTCCCACCTTCGCCGCGGACGCCCCGGCCACCGTCGTTCCCTCCAGCGAGCTGCCCGCCGACCAGATGGGTCTGGACATCGGCCCTGAGACGCGAGGGCTCTTCGCCGACGCCATCGCCACCTCCAAGACCGTGGTGTGGAACGGCCCCATGGGCGTCTTCGAGTTCCCGGCCTTCGCCGAGGGCACCAAGGCCGTGGCCAAGGCGATCTCCGAGTCCGACGCCTTCTCCGTCATCGGTGGTGGCGACTCCGCCGCGGCCGTGCGCACGCTCGGCTTCGACGAGGACACGTTCTCCCACATCTCCACCGGCGGCGGCGCCTCCCTCGAGCTCCTCGAGGGCAAGACCCTGCCGGGTATCGCAGTGCTCGAAAACTGA
- the whiA gene encoding DNA-binding protein WhiA: MSLTVTVKDELALVVTENAAQRRAEVSAMLRFAGGLHIVSGHIVVEAELDHGGAVRRLHQHLKELYGMEPEVMVVQGGSLHRGSRYVLRVTKRGKDLARLSGLVDDRGRPVRGMPVAVVQGGRNAAAAAWRGAFLARGSLTEPGRSSSLEVTCPGSEAALALVGAARRFDISAKAREVRGADRVVVRDGEAIGVLLERMGAPEAFKVWAERRSRRESRGTANRLANFDDANLRRSARAAVASGARVERAFEILGDDVPAHLLQAGRLRIAHKQASLEELGQLSDPQLTKDAVAGRIRRLLAMADKHAHELGIPDTESVLTQEMLEP; this comes from the coding sequence ATGTCGCTGACGGTCACCGTCAAGGATGAGCTCGCGCTCGTTGTCACCGAGAACGCCGCCCAACGGCGGGCGGAGGTCTCCGCGATGCTGCGCTTTGCCGGAGGGCTGCACATCGTCTCGGGTCACATCGTCGTCGAGGCCGAGCTCGACCACGGCGGGGCAGTGCGACGACTGCACCAGCACCTCAAGGAGCTCTACGGGATGGAGCCCGAGGTCATGGTGGTCCAGGGCGGTTCCCTGCATCGGGGATCGCGCTACGTGCTGCGCGTGACCAAGCGCGGCAAGGACCTCGCTCGCCTCTCCGGACTGGTGGACGACCGGGGCCGGCCCGTGCGCGGGATGCCAGTCGCGGTCGTCCAGGGCGGACGCAACGCCGCTGCTGCCGCCTGGCGTGGAGCCTTCCTCGCCCGCGGATCCCTGACTGAGCCAGGTCGCTCGTCGTCCCTGGAAGTCACCTGCCCCGGGTCCGAGGCGGCGCTTGCCCTTGTGGGGGCGGCGAGACGGTTCGATATTTCAGCCAAGGCCCGAGAGGTGCGCGGGGCCGATCGCGTCGTCGTACGTGACGGAGAGGCCATCGGCGTGCTCCTGGAGAGGATGGGGGCGCCTGAGGCCTTCAAGGTGTGGGCCGAACGACGCTCCCGGCGCGAGTCGAGGGGCACGGCCAACCGCCTGGCCAACTTCGACGACGCGAACCTGCGCCGCTCCGCGCGTGCTGCCGTGGCCTCGGGGGCTCGGGTCGAGCGAGCCTTCGAGATCCTGGGGGACGATGTCCCGGCCCACCTGCTCCAGGCCGGCCGCCTGCGCATCGCCCACAAGCAGGCCTCCTTGGAGGAGCTCGGGCAGCTCTCCGACCCGCAGCTGACCAAGGACGCCGTCGCCGGTCGCATCCGTCGGCTACTGGCCATGGCGGACAAGCATGCGCACGAGCTGGGGATCCCCGACACCGAGTCGGTTCTCACCCAGGAGATGCTCGAGCCCTGA
- a CDS encoding gluconeogenesis factor YvcK family protein codes for MGTTIDVAGWPRRGEEGPAVVALGGGHGLSATLRALRHISHRLTAVVTVADDGGSSGRLRREFGCLPPGDLRMALASLCDDSEWGLTWRDVLQHRFEGQGELDNHALGNLLILSLWQLLGDDVAGLDWVGRLLTIHGRVVPMSSSPLVIEADIVSGGTSRRVSGQVAVASARGRLENVGVVPEDADAHPEALRAIDEADWVVLGPGSWYTSVLPHLILPSMRQALVSTSARKVVVLNLSAQRGETDGMTSADHLRVLRQYAPDLRLDVVLADPSTVEDVDDLESVASAMGAIVVLRQVRTGEALCHHDPLRLAAAFRDAFEGALGDVTDEIQT; via the coding sequence GTGGGAACGACGATCGACGTGGCGGGCTGGCCCCGTCGCGGTGAGGAAGGGCCCGCCGTCGTCGCCCTGGGAGGAGGCCACGGCCTGTCCGCCACGCTCCGGGCTCTGAGGCATATCAGTCACCGGCTCACCGCCGTCGTCACCGTCGCCGACGACGGAGGCTCCTCCGGGCGTCTGCGCCGGGAGTTCGGCTGCCTGCCGCCGGGAGACCTGCGGATGGCGCTGGCGTCCCTGTGCGATGACTCCGAATGGGGCCTGACCTGGCGTGACGTACTCCAGCACCGCTTCGAGGGCCAGGGCGAGCTCGACAACCACGCCTTGGGGAACCTTCTCATCCTGTCCCTGTGGCAGCTGCTTGGGGACGACGTCGCCGGGCTCGACTGGGTGGGGCGCCTGCTGACGATCCACGGGCGAGTCGTGCCGATGTCCTCCTCACCCCTGGTCATCGAGGCGGACATCGTCTCGGGGGGAACCAGCCGCAGAGTCAGCGGACAGGTGGCAGTAGCCTCTGCCCGAGGACGTCTGGAGAACGTGGGCGTCGTGCCGGAGGACGCCGATGCCCACCCCGAGGCGCTACGCGCCATCGACGAGGCGGACTGGGTGGTCCTGGGGCCGGGCTCCTGGTACACCTCGGTGCTTCCGCACCTCATTCTTCCCTCCATGCGCCAGGCTCTGGTGAGTACCTCCGCCCGCAAGGTCGTGGTCCTCAACCTCTCCGCCCAGCGGGGTGAGACCGACGGCATGACCAGTGCCGACCACCTGCGGGTCCTGAGGCAGTACGCGCCCGACCTGCGCCTGGACGTCGTCCTGGCCGATCCCTCGACCGTTGAGGACGTCGACGACCTTGAGTCGGTGGCCTCAGCCATGGGGGCCATCGTCGTCCTGCGGCAGGTACGCACCGGTGAGGCCCTGTGCCACCATGATCCACTGCGCCTGGCAGCCGCCTTCCGAGACGCTTTCGAGGGCGCGCTGGGGGACGTCACCGACGAGATTCAGACCTGA